A region from the Pseudonocardia petroleophila genome encodes:
- a CDS encoding MFS transporter, producing MISPLRLTLLAGGAFAVGTSAYVVAGLLPEISAELGVSVSAAGQLTTAFALAYALGAPVLATLLGRRERRGLLVAALLLAAVGNLLSALAPNYGLLMVGRVLTALGAAAFTPAATHAATLLSPPERRGRAVSAVFTGITLSLVVGVPAGTLIGSAVGFRGVFAVVAALCLAGAIGVRTLLPTVEAPAPVGLRERLAVAADRRVLTILGITVLGLMAVLTVYTYIAPLLAESVGVTGPLLGVLLVVYGVGALIGNDLGGRLTDRFGSRRPLLMTLPVITLALVTLPLTITTVVGAGIAMFVLGGGFVVNAPVQSRLIELAPANSALVLSLNASAIYLGIGLAGLVGGGVVALYGVLALPLVGAVLSLGSLGLLLLALRQEPAPGSVTP from the coding sequence GTGATCTCGCCGCTGCGCCTGACCCTGCTCGCCGGCGGGGCGTTCGCCGTCGGCACGAGCGCGTACGTCGTCGCCGGGCTGCTCCCGGAGATCAGTGCGGAGCTGGGCGTCTCGGTCTCCGCGGCCGGCCAGCTCACCACGGCGTTCGCCCTCGCCTACGCCCTCGGCGCGCCGGTGCTCGCCACCCTCCTCGGCCGTCGCGAGCGCCGCGGGCTGCTCGTCGCCGCGCTGCTGCTCGCCGCGGTGGGCAACCTGCTCTCCGCGCTGGCGCCGAACTACGGGCTGCTGATGGTCGGGCGGGTGCTGACGGCGCTGGGGGCGGCCGCGTTCACCCCGGCCGCCACGCACGCCGCCACCCTGCTGAGCCCGCCCGAGCGGCGCGGCCGGGCGGTGTCGGCGGTGTTCACCGGCATCACGCTGTCGCTGGTGGTCGGCGTGCCCGCGGGCACCCTGATCGGCTCGGCCGTGGGGTTCCGCGGGGTGTTCGCCGTGGTCGCGGCGCTGTGCCTGGCCGGGGCGATCGGCGTCCGCACGCTGCTGCCGACGGTCGAGGCACCGGCGCCGGTCGGGCTGCGCGAGCGCCTCGCCGTGGCGGCCGACCGCCGCGTCCTGACGATCCTCGGCATCACCGTGCTCGGGCTGATGGCCGTGCTGACGGTCTACACCTACATCGCCCCGCTGCTCGCCGAGTCCGTGGGCGTCACCGGGCCGCTGCTCGGCGTGCTGCTCGTCGTCTACGGCGTCGGCGCGCTGATCGGCAACGACCTCGGCGGCCGGCTGACCGACCGCTTCGGCAGCCGCCGCCCGCTGCTCATGACCCTGCCGGTCATCACACTGGCGCTGGTGACGCTGCCGCTGACGATCACCACCGTCGTCGGGGCCGGGATCGCGATGTTCGTGCTGGGCGGCGGGTTCGTCGTCAACGCGCCGGTGCAGTCGCGGCTGATCGAGCTCGCGCCCGCCAACAGCGCGCTGGTGCTCTCGCTCAACGCCTCGGCGATCTACCTGGGGATCGGGCTGGCCGGGCTGGTCGGCGGGGGAGTCGTCGCCCTGTACGGGGTGCTGGCGCTGCCGCTCGTCGGGGCGGTGCTCTCCCTGGGCTCGCTCGGACTCCTCCTCCTGGCCCTGAGACAGGAACCCGCACCCGGTAGCGTCACCCCGTGA
- a CDS encoding MoaD/ThiS family protein has translation MATVSVPTILRTHTDGEKSVEAKGSTVAEVIADLDAKHSGIAGRLLNDGKLHRFVNIYVDDEDVRFSGGLDAPVKENSTFTILPAVAGG, from the coding sequence ATGGCCACCGTGTCCGTCCCCACCATCCTGCGCACCCACACCGACGGCGAGAAGTCCGTCGAGGCGAAGGGCAGCACCGTCGCCGAGGTGATCGCCGACCTCGACGCCAAGCACAGCGGCATCGCCGGTCGCCTGCTCAACGACGGCAAGCTGCACCGCTTCGTCAACATCTACGTCGACGACGAGGACGTCCGCTTCTCCGGTGGCCTCGACGCCCCCGTCAAGGAGAACTCGACGTTCACGATCCTCCCCGCGGTCGCGGGCGGCTGA
- the murI gene encoding glutamate racemase codes for MTPDLDAPIGIFDSGVGGLTVARSVIDQLPAERVVYVGDTAHGPYGPLAIADIRRHALAVGDSLMERGIKALVVACNTATAACLPDIRERYPVPVVEVIRPAVRRAVAATHTGRIGVIGTRATIASGAYVDAFTAARDVEVTAVACPRFVDFVERGTTSGRQVLGLAQSYLEPLQRARVDTLVLGCTHYPLLSAVLQIVMGPDVTLVSSAEETAKDVVRVLWEAGLAREPGPLAGPHEFLATGDPEPFARLGRRFLGPEVGAVAALTS; via the coding sequence GTGACGCCCGACCTCGACGCCCCGATCGGCATCTTCGACTCCGGCGTCGGCGGCCTCACCGTCGCCCGCTCGGTCATCGACCAGCTGCCGGCGGAGCGCGTCGTCTACGTCGGCGACACCGCGCACGGCCCGTACGGCCCGCTCGCGATCGCCGACATCCGGCGCCACGCGCTCGCCGTCGGCGACTCGCTGATGGAGCGCGGGATCAAGGCGCTGGTGGTGGCCTGCAACACCGCGACGGCCGCCTGCCTGCCCGACATCCGGGAGCGCTACCCGGTGCCGGTGGTCGAGGTGATCCGGCCCGCCGTCCGCCGGGCGGTGGCGGCCACGCACACCGGCCGGATCGGCGTCATCGGGACGCGGGCCACGATCGCCTCGGGCGCCTACGTCGACGCGTTCACCGCTGCCCGCGACGTCGAGGTCACGGCGGTCGCGTGCCCGCGGTTCGTCGACTTCGTGGAGCGCGGCACCACCAGCGGCCGCCAGGTGCTGGGCCTCGCGCAGAGCTACCTCGAGCCGCTGCAGCGCGCCCGCGTCGACACGCTCGTCCTCGGCTGCACGCACTACCCGCTGCTCAGCGCGGTCCTGCAGATCGTCATGGGCCCGGACGTCACGCTGGTGAGCAGCGCGGAGGAGACCGCGAAGGACGTCGTGCGGGTGCTGTGGGAGGCCGGGCTCGCGCGCGAACCGGGGCCGCTCGCCGGTCCGCACGAGTTCCTCGCCACGGGCGACCCGGAGCCGTTCGCCCGGCTGGGCCGCCGCTTCCTGGGCCCCGAGGTCGGCGCCGTCGCGGCGCTGACGTCGTGA
- a CDS encoding bifunctional metallophosphatase/5'-nucleotidase, which translates to MIALVVLLVLVVAGIVALEVRNVNGSAPVAGGGPVPVRIVAFNDLHGNLEPPSGSSGEVEDATGTAVEAGGAAHLAAHVARLRAEAANTVLLSAGDNVGASPVASALFHDEPTIEVLDALGVAASTVGNHEFDEGFAELRRLQDGGCHPVDGCVFRPGHDGASFPFLGANVVDAAGAPALPTSTVVEVGGVRIGVIGVTLRELPTVVTAEAVAGLTFGDEIAAADAASAELTAQGVAAQVLLVHQGDEGAGGGPSDCSVEPDGAGSAIAQGVSADVDAMFTAHTHQQYVCAQPDPAGNPRPVVQGLSFGRLLSVVDVVVDPATGDVVRDRTAARNEVVSRDVEPDAAVQAIVDEAVADAAPIANEPVGTITADLLRTGGPSGETPLGDVIADAQLAATRDAGAQVAITNPGGIRADLPFAPDGVVTYGEAFTVQPFGNILQVVTLTGAQLDAALEQQWAGQSSPRILQVSSTLRYGWSNAAPVGDRVTGITVDGVPVDPAAPYRVTVNNFLAAGGDNFTAFAEGTDLTGAEIDLDALLAYLGANPALAPPAQDRITVTG; encoded by the coding sequence GTGATCGCCCTCGTCGTGCTCCTGGTGCTGGTCGTGGCCGGGATCGTGGCGCTGGAGGTGCGCAACGTGAACGGGTCAGCGCCGGTCGCGGGCGGCGGACCGGTGCCGGTGCGGATCGTCGCGTTCAACGACCTGCACGGGAACCTGGAGCCGCCGTCGGGCTCCTCCGGCGAGGTCGAGGACGCCACGGGCACGGCCGTGGAGGCGGGCGGAGCGGCCCACCTCGCCGCGCACGTCGCCCGGCTGCGGGCCGAGGCGGCCAACACGGTCCTGCTGTCGGCGGGCGACAACGTCGGCGCCTCCCCCGTCGCCTCGGCGCTGTTCCACGACGAGCCCACGATCGAGGTCCTCGACGCGCTCGGGGTGGCCGCGAGCACCGTCGGCAACCACGAGTTCGACGAGGGGTTCGCCGAGCTGCGGCGCCTGCAGGACGGCGGCTGCCACCCCGTCGACGGCTGCGTCTTCCGCCCCGGGCACGACGGCGCGTCGTTCCCGTTCCTCGGCGCCAACGTCGTCGACGCCGCGGGCGCCCCGGCCCTGCCGACGAGCACGGTCGTCGAGGTGGGCGGGGTCCGGATCGGCGTCATCGGGGTGACGCTGCGCGAGCTGCCGACCGTCGTCACCGCCGAGGCGGTGGCCGGCCTGACCTTCGGCGACGAGATCGCCGCCGCGGACGCCGCCTCGGCCGAGCTGACCGCCCAGGGCGTCGCCGCGCAGGTGCTGCTCGTGCACCAGGGCGACGAGGGCGCGGGCGGCGGACCGTCGGACTGCTCGGTCGAGCCCGACGGTGCGGGGTCGGCGATCGCTCAGGGCGTGAGCGCCGACGTCGACGCCATGTTCACCGCGCACACCCACCAGCAGTACGTCTGCGCGCAGCCCGACCCGGCCGGGAACCCGCGCCCGGTGGTGCAGGGGCTGTCGTTCGGGCGGCTGCTGTCGGTCGTCGACGTGGTGGTCGACCCGGCCACCGGCGACGTCGTCCGCGACCGGACCGCCGCCCGCAACGAGGTCGTCTCCCGCGACGTCGAGCCGGACGCGGCGGTGCAGGCGATCGTCGACGAGGCCGTGGCCGACGCCGCCCCGATCGCGAACGAGCCCGTGGGCACGATCACCGCGGACCTGCTGCGCACCGGCGGGCCGTCGGGCGAGACCCCGCTCGGCGACGTCATCGCCGACGCCCAGCTCGCCGCCACCCGCGACGCCGGCGCCCAGGTCGCGATCACCAACCCCGGCGGGATCCGGGCCGACCTCCCGTTCGCCCCCGACGGCGTCGTCACCTACGGCGAGGCGTTCACGGTGCAGCCGTTCGGCAACATCCTGCAGGTCGTCACGCTGACCGGGGCCCAGCTCGACGCGGCGCTGGAGCAGCAGTGGGCGGGGCAGTCGAGCCCGCGGATCCTGCAGGTGTCCTCGACGCTGCGCTACGGCTGGTCGAACGCCGCGCCGGTCGGGGACCGCGTCACCGGCATCACCGTCGACGGGGTCCCGGTCGACCCGGCCGCGCCGTACCGCGTCACCGTCAACAACTTCCTGGCCGCGGGAGGCGACAACTTCACCGCCTTCGCCGAGGGCACCGACCTCACCGGCGCGGAGATCGACCTCGACGCCCTGCTCGCCTACCTCGGCGCCAACCCCGCGCTGGCGCCGCCCGCCCAGGACCGGATCACCGTCACCGGCTAG
- a CDS encoding HNH endonuclease signature motif containing protein produces the protein MVGDTLRDAHQHLAAALDELAAATTHASENDLISLLTLCEGVTRRVEAISSAAVAVLDDRGTFLSRGYPNTAGALSDLLSWDHRQARSFTSAATDVHGRTTLSGEQLPARMPATAAAFGEGTIGWRHVEVIHRVLGTRAAERLTTSAWTGAEVQLAEYAQQAKPGQLLSFGTLLIDRLDQDGPEPDDSPPPVNELRLTRHRGGAGGSIKGRFEDPALYDAIAAVIDAKAKPLTADDDRTAAQRQAEALADVCGYVLDHSDDLPETGGRRPHLTVTIRLEDLEDRARRAMLEFGGTITPATLRTLACDAGVIPIVMNGDSQPLDVGREKRTLPDGLRKAITARDRGCAHPGCDRPPSWCDVHHVDHWGREGPTELNNLVMLCKAHHRQIHHTDWTVRIRDGLPEFVPPRWIDPTQTPRRNTAAHLVGGRAA, from the coding sequence ATGGTCGGCGACACCCTCCGAGACGCGCACCAGCACCTCGCTGCCGCACTCGACGAGCTCGCCGCCGCCACCACCCACGCCTCCGAGAACGACCTCATCTCCCTGCTGACCCTCTGCGAAGGCGTCACCCGGCGGGTCGAGGCCATCTCCAGCGCAGCAGTCGCCGTCCTCGACGACCGGGGCACGTTCCTGTCCCGTGGTTATCCGAACACCGCGGGCGCTCTGTCGGATCTGCTGTCGTGGGACCACCGGCAGGCGCGGTCCTTCACCTCCGCGGCCACCGACGTCCACGGCCGCACCACTCTCAGCGGGGAACAGCTCCCGGCCCGGATGCCCGCCACCGCCGCCGCGTTCGGCGAGGGAACGATCGGGTGGCGGCACGTGGAGGTGATCCACCGTGTCCTGGGCACCCGGGCGGCGGAACGGCTCACCACGTCAGCGTGGACCGGCGCGGAGGTGCAGCTCGCTGAGTACGCCCAGCAGGCCAAGCCCGGACAACTGCTCAGCTTCGGCACCCTACTGATCGACCGGTTGGATCAGGACGGGCCGGAACCCGATGACTCGCCGCCGCCGGTGAACGAGCTGCGCCTGACCCGGCACCGCGGCGGGGCGGGCGGGTCGATCAAGGGCCGGTTCGAAGACCCCGCCCTCTACGACGCCATCGCCGCAGTCATCGACGCCAAGGCCAAACCGCTCACCGCCGACGACGACCGAACCGCGGCCCAGCGACAGGCCGAAGCACTCGCCGACGTCTGCGGGTACGTCCTCGACCACAGCGACGACCTCCCCGAGACCGGCGGCCGACGACCCCACCTCACCGTGACCATCCGACTCGAAGACCTCGAGGACCGAGCACGCAGGGCGATGCTCGAGTTCGGCGGCACCATCACCCCCGCCACCCTCCGCACCCTGGCCTGCGACGCCGGCGTCATCCCCATCGTCATGAACGGCGACAGCCAACCCCTCGACGTCGGCCGCGAGAAGCGCACCCTCCCCGACGGACTCCGCAAAGCCATCACCGCCCGCGACCGCGGATGCGCCCACCCCGGATGCGACCGACCACCCTCCTGGTGCGACGTCCACCATGTGGATCACTGGGGACGTGAGGGACCGACGGAACTCAACAACCTAGTCATGCTGTGCAAGGCCCACCACCGCCAGATCCACCACACCGACTGGACCGTCCGGATCCGCGACGGGCTACCGGAGTTCGTCCCACCACGATGGATCGACCCCACCCAGACCCCGCGTCGGAACACGGCCGCCCACCTCGTGGGCGGGCGGGCCGCCTGA
- a CDS encoding ACT domain-containing protein has product MNIDLDPHRNDGVHVFVTLAPGTAIDVEPVASILEREGRTVVLPEADAERLGLAATYRCAWITLRAHTALDGVGLLARVTAALAARGISVNPVAGFHHDHLFVPVDRADEALVVLRGLSERSTRVVVGEHETDDDPARVDRDVVWTFLSTGAYWHGSRTRAELEAQLDASRRQVGVYRRDTGEMVGFARAVTDDVTFGYLADVFVLPSARGAGLGKALVEAVLDGPGRVRWVLFTDDAHGLYNRYGFAAPGDTCLVRRPVTAPAAGVRSSGNAT; this is encoded by the coding sequence GTGAACATCGATCTGGACCCCCACCGCAACGACGGGGTGCACGTGTTCGTCACGCTCGCGCCCGGCACGGCGATCGACGTCGAGCCGGTGGCGTCGATCCTCGAGCGGGAGGGCCGGACCGTCGTGCTCCCCGAGGCCGACGCGGAGCGGCTCGGCCTGGCCGCGACCTACCGCTGCGCGTGGATCACGCTGCGCGCACACACGGCGCTCGACGGCGTCGGGCTGCTGGCCCGGGTCACGGCGGCGCTGGCGGCGCGCGGGATCAGCGTCAACCCCGTCGCCGGGTTCCACCACGACCACCTGTTCGTCCCGGTCGACCGGGCCGACGAGGCTCTCGTGGTGCTGCGCGGGCTGTCCGAGAGGTCGACCCGCGTCGTGGTCGGCGAGCACGAGACCGACGACGACCCGGCCCGCGTCGACCGCGACGTCGTGTGGACGTTCCTGTCCACCGGGGCCTACTGGCACGGGTCGCGCACCCGCGCCGAGCTCGAGGCGCAGCTCGACGCGTCGCGCAGGCAGGTCGGGGTCTACCGGCGAGACACGGGGGAGATGGTCGGCTTCGCCCGCGCCGTCACCGACGACGTGACGTTCGGCTACCTCGCCGACGTCTTCGTGCTCCCGTCCGCCCGGGGCGCCGGACTCGGCAAGGCGCTGGTCGAGGCGGTGCTCGACGGCCCGGGGCGGGTCCGCTGGGTGCTGTTCACCGACGACGCCCACGGTCTCTACAACCGGTACGGCTTCGCCGCGCCCGGCGACACCTGTCTGGTCCGCCGCCCTGTGACCGCACCCGCCGCCGGGGTGCGATCGTCCGGGAACGCCACGTAG
- the clpS gene encoding ATP-dependent Clp protease adapter ClpS: MTAPLPAPTRQTGTAVEEDVTGDVPWQAIVWNDPVNLMSYVAYVLQKLFGYPEPKATALMLDVHHKGKAAVSSGDKDKIEADVAKLHAAGLWATMQKAS; this comes from the coding sequence ATGACGGCGCCGCTTCCCGCCCCCACCCGTCAGACCGGCACGGCGGTCGAGGAGGACGTCACCGGCGACGTCCCGTGGCAGGCGATCGTCTGGAACGACCCGGTCAACCTCATGTCCTACGTGGCCTACGTGCTGCAGAAGCTGTTCGGCTACCCCGAGCCGAAGGCCACGGCGCTGATGCTCGACGTGCACCACAAGGGCAAGGCCGCGGTGTCGTCGGGCGACAAGGACAAGATCGAGGCGGACGTGGCGAAGCTGCACGCGGCCGGGCTCTGGGCGACCATGCAGAAGGCGTCGTAG
- a CDS encoding rhomboid family intramembrane serine protease has product MTAPAPRRTIGRVLPAAPGRSAVTMLVFAAFLYAVEVADVVSGQTLQYNGIVPRDTGDLDGILWAPLLHDDWAHLAANTIPFLVFGFLAMAGGIRQFVLVTATIWLLGGLGVWLTGDDNSYHIGASGLVFGWLAFLLTRGFFARSGRQIAVAVVLFLVWGGVLFGVLPGQPGISWQAHLFGALAGVLAAWLVARADRPEPALPGT; this is encoded by the coding sequence ATGACCGCCCCCGCGCCCCGCCGCACGATCGGCCGCGTGCTGCCCGCCGCCCCCGGCCGCTCGGCGGTCACGATGCTGGTGTTCGCGGCGTTCCTCTACGCCGTGGAGGTCGCCGACGTGGTCTCCGGTCAGACGCTGCAGTACAACGGCATCGTCCCGCGCGACACCGGCGACCTCGACGGCATCCTCTGGGCCCCGCTCCTGCACGACGACTGGGCGCACCTGGCCGCCAACACGATCCCGTTCCTGGTGTTCGGGTTCCTCGCGATGGCCGGGGGGATCCGGCAGTTCGTGCTGGTCACGGCCACGATCTGGCTGCTGGGCGGGCTGGGCGTGTGGCTCACCGGCGACGACAACAGCTACCACATCGGCGCCTCCGGGCTGGTGTTCGGCTGGCTCGCGTTCCTGCTCACGCGCGGGTTCTTCGCCCGCAGCGGCCGGCAGATCGCGGTGGCGGTCGTGCTGTTCCTGGTCTGGGGCGGGGTGCTGTTCGGCGTGCTGCCCGGGCAGCCGGGGATCTCCTGGCAGGCGCACCTGTTCGGGGCGCTCGCGGGGGTGCTGGCCGCGTGGCTGGTGGCCCGCGCCGACCGACCCGAGCCGGCCCTGCCCGGGACGTAG
- a CDS encoding Mov34/MPN/PAD-1 family protein: protein MLQIRADLVEEIMAHARAEHPHEACGMIAGAEGTERPERFFRMTNAAKPTGDALAEEREQAHRALVLGEAHAEYQGERRSSLTYYTWDVKERLRAQREMDAADEWPVVIYHSHTRSEAYPSQVDIDVASGPANDPRIHYVIVSTRPDAEPRVHGHDLRSFRIVDGVVTEEEVDVVETYMFAHTGADDVPDNG, encoded by the coding sequence GTGCTGCAGATCCGCGCCGACCTCGTCGAGGAGATCATGGCGCACGCCCGTGCGGAGCACCCCCACGAGGCGTGCGGGATGATCGCGGGCGCCGAGGGCACTGAGCGGCCCGAGCGCTTCTTCCGGATGACGAACGCGGCGAAGCCGACGGGCGACGCGCTCGCCGAGGAGCGCGAGCAGGCCCACCGCGCCCTCGTGCTGGGCGAGGCGCACGCGGAGTACCAGGGCGAGCGACGCTCGTCACTGACGTACTACACGTGGGACGTCAAGGAGCGGCTGCGCGCGCAGCGCGAGATGGACGCCGCCGACGAGTGGCCGGTCGTGATCTACCACTCGCACACGCGCAGCGAGGCGTACCCGTCGCAGGTCGACATCGACGTCGCCTCCGGCCCGGCCAACGACCCGCGCATCCACTACGTGATCGTCTCGACGCGTCCCGACGCCGAGCCGCGGGTGCACGGGCACGACCTCCGGTCGTTCCGGATCGTGGACGGTGTGGTCACGGAGGAAGAAGTCGACGTCGTGGAGACTTACATGTTCGCGCACACCGGCGCGGATGACGTCCCCGACAACGGCTGA
- a CDS encoding DUF2017 domain-containing protein produces MNGWKKSGRGSKVRLVASLEAQEASVLRGLVAEVKQMLAGRVEQNPPDELAAITGIRTGPSTRPDDRVLARLLPDFTTEDADLAAGLRSLHEPELIEAKDAAASLVLDTLPETGGRIELTVDQADVWLAALNDVRLALGTALDVSEDMPDQLDPDDPRASHLGVYQWLTFVQDALVQSRMQVR; encoded by the coding sequence ATGAACGGCTGGAAGAAGTCGGGTCGCGGGTCGAAGGTGCGGCTCGTCGCGTCGCTGGAGGCGCAGGAGGCCTCGGTGCTGCGCGGGCTCGTCGCCGAGGTGAAGCAGATGCTCGCCGGGCGCGTCGAGCAGAACCCGCCCGACGAGCTCGCGGCGATCACCGGGATCCGCACCGGCCCGTCGACGCGCCCCGACGACCGCGTCCTGGCCCGGCTGCTGCCCGACTTCACCACCGAGGACGCCGACCTCGCCGCCGGCCTGCGCTCGCTGCACGAGCCGGAGCTGATCGAGGCGAAGGACGCCGCGGCCTCCCTCGTCCTCGACACGCTGCCCGAGACGGGCGGGCGGATCGAGCTCACCGTCGACCAGGCCGACGTCTGGCTCGCCGCGCTCAACGACGTCCGCCTCGCGCTGGGCACCGCGCTCGACGTCAGCGAGGACATGCCCGACCAGCTCGACCCCGACGACCCCCGCGCGTCGCACCTGGGCGTCTACCAGTGGCTGACGTTCGTGCAGGACGCCCTCGTGCAGAGCCGGATGCAGGTCCGCTAG
- a CDS encoding nicotinate phosphoribosyltransferase encodes MSGTPQSAGVSTALLTDRYELTMVAAALADGTAGRSCVFEVFARRLPDGRRYGVVAGTGRLLESITRFRFGDEELAALEGVVDAATLDWLAAYRFTGDVDGYPEGELYFPGSPILTVRGTFADAVLLETLALSILNHDSAVASAAARMVTAAAGRPLIEMGSRRTHEAAAVASARATYLAGFGATSNLEAGRRHGIPTAGTAAHAWILLHDDELGAFASQVEALGADTTLLVDTYDIRRGVELAVQAAGPGLGAIRIDSGDLGELARQARDQLDALGAVNTKIVLSGDLDEYAIASLRAEPVDSYGVGTSVVTGSGAPTAGMVYKLVEVDGRPVAKRSAAKESRGGAKSAVRRFKPTGTAVEEVVHAAGSPVPVGPHDRVLPVPLVRGGEPVPDLPTLAESRDRLRAALVSVPWEGLKLSRGEPAIPTVFP; translated from the coding sequence ATGAGTGGTACTCCGCAGTCGGCCGGGGTCTCGACGGCCCTGCTCACCGACCGCTACGAGCTGACGATGGTGGCCGCGGCGCTGGCCGACGGGACGGCCGGTCGCAGCTGCGTGTTCGAGGTCTTCGCGCGCCGGCTGCCCGACGGGCGGCGCTACGGCGTCGTCGCGGGGACGGGCCGGCTGCTGGAGTCGATCACCCGCTTCCGCTTCGGCGACGAGGAGCTGGCCGCGCTGGAGGGCGTCGTCGACGCCGCGACGCTCGACTGGCTGGCGGCCTACCGCTTCACCGGCGACGTCGACGGCTACCCCGAGGGCGAGCTGTACTTCCCCGGCTCGCCGATCCTCACCGTCCGCGGCACGTTCGCCGACGCGGTGCTCCTGGAGACGCTCGCGCTGTCGATCCTCAACCACGACTCCGCAGTGGCCTCGGCCGCCGCGCGGATGGTCACGGCCGCGGCCGGGCGCCCGCTGATCGAGATGGGGTCGCGGCGCACCCACGAGGCGGCCGCGGTGGCGTCGGCCCGCGCGACCTACCTGGCCGGGTTCGGCGCCACGTCGAACCTGGAGGCCGGGCGCCGCCATGGCATCCCGACCGCGGGCACCGCCGCGCACGCCTGGATCCTGCTGCACGACGACGAGCTGGGCGCGTTCGCGAGCCAGGTCGAGGCGCTGGGCGCCGACACGACGCTGCTCGTCGACACCTACGACATCCGCCGCGGCGTGGAGCTGGCCGTGCAGGCCGCCGGGCCAGGGCTCGGCGCGATCCGGATCGACTCCGGCGACCTGGGCGAGCTGGCCCGCCAGGCCCGCGACCAGCTCGACGCGCTCGGCGCCGTCAACACGAAGATCGTCCTGTCCGGCGACCTCGACGAGTACGCGATCGCCTCGCTGCGCGCCGAGCCCGTCGACTCCTACGGCGTCGGCACGTCGGTCGTCACCGGGTCGGGGGCGCCGACGGCGGGGATGGTCTACAAGCTGGTGGAGGTCGACGGGCGGCCGGTCGCCAAGCGCAGCGCGGCGAAGGAGTCGCGCGGCGGGGCGAAGTCGGCGGTGCGCCGGTTCAAGCCGACCGGCACCGCGGTGGAGGAGGTCGTGCACGCGGCGGGCTCGCCGGTCCCGGTCGGCCCGCACGACCGCGTGCTGCCGGTGCCGCTGGTCCGCGGCGGCGAGCCGGTGCCCGACCTGCCGACGCTCGCCGAGTCGCGCGACCGGCTGAGGGCCGCGCTGGTGTCGGTGCCGTGGGAGGGCCTCAAGCTCTCCCGCGGCGAGCCCGCGATCCCTACGGTGTTCCCGTGA
- a CDS encoding cysteine synthase gives MRYDSLIAAVGDTPLVGLPNLSPSADVRLWAKLEDRNPTGSIKDRPALAMIEKAEADGLLTPGCTVLEPTSGNTGISLAMACKLKGYRLICVMPENTSIERRQLLEMYGARIISSPAAGGSNQAVAMAKELSAENPSWVMLYQYGNPANSDAHYRTTGPELLRDLPTITHFVAGLGTTGTLMGTGRYLREHKPDVQIVAAEPRYGEVVYGLRNIDEGFVPELYDPDVLTARYSVGSHDALRRTRELVEREGIFAGISTGGILHAALAVAEKAAGAGDRADIALIVCDAGWKYLSTGAYSGDLDDAADGIEGHLWA, from the coding sequence ATGCGGTACGACTCGCTGATCGCGGCGGTCGGGGACACGCCGCTGGTCGGGCTGCCGAACCTCTCGCCCAGCGCCGACGTGCGCCTGTGGGCGAAGCTGGAGGATCGCAACCCCACCGGCTCGATCAAGGACCGGCCCGCGCTGGCCATGATCGAGAAGGCGGAGGCCGACGGCCTGCTGACCCCCGGCTGCACGGTCCTCGAGCCGACGTCGGGCAACACCGGCATCTCGCTGGCGATGGCCTGCAAGCTCAAGGGGTACCGGCTGATCTGCGTGATGCCGGAGAACACCTCGATCGAGCGGCGCCAGCTGCTGGAGATGTACGGCGCGCGGATCATCTCCTCGCCCGCGGCGGGCGGGTCGAACCAGGCCGTCGCGATGGCCAAGGAGCTCTCGGCGGAGAACCCGAGCTGGGTGATGCTGTACCAGTACGGCAACCCCGCCAACTCCGACGCGCACTACCGGACCACCGGCCCGGAGCTGCTGCGCGACCTGCCGACGATCACGCACTTCGTCGCCGGTCTCGGCACCACCGGCACGCTGATGGGCACCGGCCGGTACCTGCGCGAGCACAAGCCCGACGTGCAGATCGTGGCCGCCGAGCCGCGCTACGGCGAGGTCGTCTACGGCCTGCGCAACATCGACGAGGGCTTCGTCCCGGAGCTCTACGACCCCGACGTGCTGACGGCCCGCTACTCCGTCGGCAGCCACGACGCCCTGCGCCGCACCCGGGAGCTGGTGGAGCGCGAGGGCATCTTCGCGGGCATCTCCACCGGCGGCATCCTGCACGCCGCACTGGCCGTCGCCGAGAAGGCGGCGGGCGCGGGCGACCGCGCCGACATCGCGCTGATCGTCTGCGACGCCGGCTGGAAGTACCTGTCGACGGGCGCCTACAGCGGTGACCTCGACGACGCCGCCGACGGCATCGAGGGCCACCTCTGGGCCTAG